From one Triticum urartu cultivar G1812 chromosome 3, Tu2.1, whole genome shotgun sequence genomic stretch:
- the LOC125544235 gene encoding auxin efflux carrier component 3a-like, with protein MISLHDLYTVLAAVVPLYVAMILAYGSVRWWGIFTPDQCSGINRFVAIFAVPLLSFHFISTNDPYEMNLRFLAADTLQKLLVLALLAVCSRLIPSRRAWVPRLDWSITLFSLSTLPNTLVMGIPLLIAMYGPYAGSLMVQIVVLQCIIWYTLLLFLFEFRAARLLIADQFPDTAASIVSLHVDPDVVSLEGGHAEAESEVAADGRLHVTVSRSSVSRRSTLLVTPRPSNLTGAEIYSLSSSQNPTPRGSNFNQADFFAVVGGAPPARVDGSSFGASEHYSLQSSQGPTPRESNLDEHSAAPKQAMTDAGAQHNHDAKELHMFVWSSSASPVSEVVSGLPVFGGGTGAAHLDAAAKEIRMVVPADPPQNGSCKENGSYTAAARGGRKAVEHDGDAVQAGPDRLTPRLNSSPGDEDGAETGRARQHQMPPASVMTRLILIMVWRKLIRNPNTYSSLIGLTWSLVAFRWHVSMPTMVEKSISILSDAGLGMAMFSLGLFMALQPSIIACGNSAAVASMAVRFLAGPAVTAAASAAVGLRGTLLKVAIVQAALPQGIVPFVFAKEYNVHPEILSTAVIFGMLIALPITLAYYALLGLVH; from the exons ATGATATCGTTGCATGACCTGTACACAGTCCTGGCGGCGGTGGTTCCGCTCTACGTGGCGATGATCCTGGCGTACGGCTCGGTGAGGTGGTGGGGCATCTTCACGCCCGACCAGTGCTCCGGCATCAACCGCTTCGTCGCCATCTTCGCCGTGCCGCTGCTCTCCTTCCACTTCATCTCCACCAACGATCCCTACGAGATGAACCTCCGCTTCCTGGCCGCGGACACGCTGCAGAAGCTCCTCGTCCTGGCGCTGCTCGCCGTGTGCTCGCGTCTGATCCCCTCGCGGCGGGCCTGGGTGCCGCGGCTGGACTGGTCCATCACGCTCTTCTCGCTGTCGACGCTGCCCAACACGCTCGTCATGGGGATACCTTTGCTCATAGCCATGTACGGCCCCTACGCTGGCTCGCTCATGGTCCAGATTGTCGTGCTCCAGTGCATCATCTGGTACACGCTGCTGCTCTTCCTCTTCGAGTTCCGCGCCGCTCGCCTGCTAATCGCTGACCAGTTCCCCGACACCGCGGCGTCCATCGTGTCGCTGCATGTAGACCCCGACGTGGTGTCGCTGGAGGGCGGCCACGCGGAGGCGGAGTCTGAGGTGGCGGCGGACGGGCGGCTACACGTCACCGTGAGCCGGTCCTCGGTGTCGAGGCGGTCGACGCTGCTGGTGACGCCGCGGCCGTCAAATCTGACGGGCGCGGAGATCTACTCCTTGAGCTCGTCGCAGAACCCCACCCCGCGGGGCTCCAACTTCAACCAGGCGGACTTCTTCGCCGTCGTCGGTGGTGCGCCGCCCGCCAGGGTGGACGGCTCGAGCTTCGGCGCCTCCGAGCACTACTCGCTACAGTCGTCGCAGGGGCCGACGCCGAGGGAGTCCAACTTGGACGAGCACTCGGCAGCGCCAAAGCAAGCCATGACAGACGCCGGAGCGCAGCACAACCATGATGCCAAGGAGCTGCACATGTTCGTGTGGAGCTCCAGCGCCTCTCCCGTCTCAGAAGTAGTAAGCGGCTTGCCGGTGTTCGGCGGCGGTACAGGCGCAGCGCATCTCGATGCCGCCGCCAAGGAAATCCGCATGGTTGTCCCCGCGGACCCGCCGCAGAATGGCTCATGCAAAG AGAACGGGAGCTACACCGCGGCAGCGAGGGGAGGCAGAAAGGCAGTGGAGCACGACGGCGACGCGGTGCAGGCCGGGCCGGACAGGCTGACTCCGAGGCTGAACTCCAGCCCCGGCGATGAGGACGGAGCGGAAACCGGGAGGGCGCGGCAGCACCAAATGCCGCCGGCGAGCGTGATGACACGGCTCATACTGATCATGGTGTGGCGCAAGCTCATCCGCAACCCCAACACGTACTCCAGCCTAATCGGCCTCACCTGGTCCCTCGTCGCCTTCCG GTGGCACGTCTCCATGCCAACGATGGTCGAGAAGTCCATCTCCATCCTCTCGGACGCTGGGCTGGGGATGGCCATGTTTAGCCTGG GACTGTTCATGGCGCTGCAGCCGAGCATCATCGCCTGCGGCAactccgccgccgtcgcctccATGGCCGTCCGCTTCCTCGCGGGCCCTGCCGTCACTGCTGCCGCGTCAGCCGCCGTCGGTCTCCGTGGGACGCTTCTGAAGGTCGCCATTGTTCAG GCGGCTCTACCACAAGGGATTGTACCTTTTGTTTTCGCCAAGGAATACAATGTCCATCCTGAGATCCTGAGCACTGC CGTAATTTTTGGCATGCTAATAGCTCTTCCGATTACATTGGCCTACTACGCCCTTCTTGGACTGGTACACTGA